A genomic segment from Paenibacillus sp. FSL K6-1096 encodes:
- a CDS encoding post-transcriptional regulator, translated as MESQPWTYDELSEEIEAMCISKAEEFRLLGYEYVTGKDIWECVSRNYGKEGMPPLHRLVNDIYSLKSSSYMNYLTIAAYRGLN; from the coding sequence GTGGAATCGCAGCCATGGACATATGACGAGCTTAGTGAAGAAATCGAGGCCATGTGCATCAGCAAAGCGGAGGAATTCCGTCTCCTCGGCTATGAATATGTGACCGGTAAGGATATTTGGGAGTGTGTCAGCCGGAATTACGGCAAGGAGGGAATGCCTCCCCTGCACCGGCTTGTCAATGATATTTATTCGCTGAAATCAAGCAGTTATATGAATTATCTGACCATTGCCGCCTACAGGGGACTGAATTGA